In Oncorhynchus gorbuscha isolate QuinsamMale2020 ecotype Even-year linkage group LG03, OgorEven_v1.0, whole genome shotgun sequence, the DNA window TGCTCGGAATTAAAATCGAAACGTGCCTTCGTGTGTTCCTCACAAAGACTGCCTCCTCGCTATTCTCAACACATTTCATGGCACATGCTGACAATGTGAaagggttggagtcaggactacTACCACACGATAGCATCATTGTTTTCTGGTATTCTCagatttaaaattgattaaatagtttttgtcccttatcaatctacacacaatacccccataatgacaaagcaaaaacagtttattttgtattttgttatatatttgctcatttacattttttaaattctactgaaatatcacatttacataagtattcagaccctgtactcagtactttgttgaagcaattgcagtcttcttggatatgacgctacaattattctctgcagatcctctcaagctctgtcaaattggatggggagtgtcgctgcattttcaggtctctccagagatgttcgatcgggttcaagtctgggctcttgctgggcaactcaaggacattcagagacttgtcccgaagtccagatctgacgcttggcattcaggacaaagagttcaatcttggtttcatcagaccagagaatcttgtttctcatggtcagagtcctttagttgccttttggcaaactccaagcgggctgtcatgtaccttttactgaggggggcttctgtctggccactctaccataaaggcctgattggtggagtgctgcagagatggttgtccttcagtAAGGttctctggagctttgtcagagtgacgaTCAGGTTCTTGGACacttccctgaacaaggcccttctcccctgactgctcagtttggctctggaggccagctctaggaagactcttggtggttccaaacctcttccatttaataatgatcgaggtcgctgtgttcttggggaccttcaatgctgtagaaatgtgttggtacccttccccagatctgtgcctcgacacaatcctgtcacggAGCACTACGGAGAATTCCTTccatctcatggcttggtttttgctctgacatcactgtcaactatgggaacttgtatagacaggtgtgtgcctttccaaatcatgtccaagcaattgaatttgccaccggtggactccaatcaagttctagaaacatctcaaggaaggtcaatggaaacaggatgcacctgaactcaatttcgagttcatagcaaaaggtctgaatacttatgtaaataaggtatttataatgataataaataaaaaaaactgaccTTGACGATCCGACAGATGAGCACGTCATAGCGCTGGTGATTGATCCTGTGCTTCAACATCACTTTGTTCACCATGGGGATAAAGATCTGGTACTGAAGTCGGGAAAAGTagaaagaaatagagacagagtAAATAAAAGAGTGTCGGGTATGTGGTGGTTTGTGCATTTAATCTGTTCACATCCATCCCCTCTGGCCATAACACTAATGACAGACTGGCGATGCCATCTGTATATGACCTCCGTTGCCCCTGGTTTGATGGTTTGATCAAAAGATGTTGCTTTTCAAGTCGGGGCCAGACTTCCCTGCATGTGGTCTGGTTGGGTCTCTAAGGTTTGGTTGGGGCTAAGGGGGGTGACCTCATTGACTCTCGTAGACAGTAACAGTAACGGTCCCAACTGTGGCACCATTTGATGACATCACCGATCCGCAGGAAGTAGTAAAAACTACAGGTACAGGAGAGAACCTTGAAGAGAAACGTATGgtcctggtgtgtgtgtcagtgtgtgtgtgtgtgtgtgtgtgtcagctcctGTTAGCGGTTCTACGAGGGCCCTGTGAGTACGGTAACTAATAATGAGGTACCTTCTTGCCCAGCTGGAAAACGAGCGACGACAATGTGTCCATGGCTGTGCTGCGTAGCTCGGGGGTGTTGTCCAGCGCGCGTACTATGGGGTGAATGATGCGCGACGCATAGTCCGTGAAGTCCAGGGACTCCGTCAGCCGGTCTAGCGTCTCCAAGGCAACCCTGAGGGGTGAAGGAAACACTGATAAACAACGCCTAGAAAAAAAGCTCAATTACCAAAGCTCACTGGGAGTGCGTTTGGCGAGAAAGGGACATCTCACTCCAAATGCCAGGAAACAGAAATGGAGGCACTTGTCAAGCCCTCTCCGCCCCAAGCCCCAAAGTATTTATGAACACTTTTCCTCCATGACGCCCAGATAATAAATGGAAGACCCTGGCACTTAGTATTTTGGAAAGTGGGCCCAGTTTCTTCAGTACAGTCGCATTAATATAATATTACCAATTGGGAGGAGATGGGGACGGACATTTAACATGGGAGTGAACATACTCGTGTGACTCAGTGACCTGTGAGTCAATTCATAAACTGTCAAAATGTACTTCACAGTGCATGTGCTCTATAACCAACTGGACGTGAGATGTTGAACTCACTTGCGGGCCTGTAGAGGTACGTCTGGGGCATCAAACAGCTTGACGATGGGAGGCAGCAACAGGTGGAGGTAGTCGTCCAGGTTAGCACCGAACAGCTGAATGGCATTGAGGAGCTGAAGATAGACAACAGAGTTAAAACGGGCAGTATAAAGAATACATCAAGGACAAGGTACAGCCCTGATGGTACACCTAATGGGAGAGACTCCACCAACTGGAGGAGCAGATAGTATGCATCCTTATAATGGTTGGATGGTCAAAAAGTATAACAAGACGAGGTTCAGAGGAACTTTCGCCTCCAGCAAAGTAGTTCAGTTTTCATTTTACATATGCAATGTGTATGAAAAGTGAGTTGCAATGCCAACATCCATGTCTTTCAAAAGGGGTTCTTAGTCATTGTGAGTAAAGGCTACAGAACAGTGTATTTTGATACTCCTGGCCCTCCTACTTGCTTCATTATAGCACACTGGTTCCAACAAGACCCTCAAGCCATGGATTTAAGCACAGTGAAGTGGCTGGATGTTTTCTGTGCAACTAACACTTTTTTTTACTGAATGCAAGGGGGCAGCGGGAATGTCTGTCTatctaatatatatatgtgtgtgtgtgtgtgtgtgtgtgtgtgtgtgtgtgtgtgtgtgtgtgtgtgtgtgtgtgtgtgtgtgtgtgtgtgtgtgtgtgtgtgtgtgtgtgtgtgtgtgtgtgtgtgtgtgtgtgtgtgtggtataggCTATGCCATTGACTGTGAGACCCCCCTTCTTCATTGCCTTGGCGAGACTACAGGAAGTAGGGAGCTCAACTGAACAGCTCCCGCTAATGATAGAGTTCTGTTTTTCTTTTCTCTACTTGGACTGGAAGGTAACCCGATTCTTCCTGGCTCTACTGTGACCCTCTGGTAATACATATGGAGGCTAGACCAGGGCTGCcttacaaatggcaccctattccctatatagtgcactacttttgacctgagccccgcttattggctctggtcaaaagtagtgcactatatagggaatttgaGACATAACCTAGAACTCGGGTTCAAAAGACCATAACCAGACATACTGTAAGAGGTTGCAGCTAGCTGTGTGCCTCTGGTTATCTAATATCCCATCGCTGCCTTAGAGAAACAAGACACATGCTACACCGGAGAGAGACGTTGAATAACTGTAGTGGGTTAGTTAAGAGTGCGATGTTGCCCTGTGGTTTATTTTCACCCCCAAGATTTAATGTTTGAGGAAAACCCATATCAGTGTCATAGCTAAAATTGGTGAAATAAGAGAGAGTACCAGCTATGCTTCGTTGGCTGGGTGCTTGTAGTGAGTATGCTTTGGCTAGAGGCTAGACTAAAAGGGTCATGGAGTGAGTTTTGATTGCAACCACAAACAAATGGTACATGGAACAGGAAGTAAATTGGACTTTGAAGGGGGCCATGTCGTGGCAGTAGTGCAGTAGATTATGATTTTAAAGAACCGATAAATGATTTAATTTATGTAATGGTTCCTCGGGTCCTTATATATTTGACTAACCATGACTTATGGTGTACAATTACAATGTGTGTTGATGTGGTATTCACTGGATACAGGAAAATACTTGGAACAAATACTGTACTAACAAGCGCACCAGCACATTTCCTCTATGTGGTGTTGAGGATATAAAAACACACTAAATATTCCAAAATAACAAAAGTGACTCCCGCACTCAAATTTACCTCTGCATGTCTATCTCACTCCAGATACGTATGTCCCTGCTCGCTAGGACAATGGCATAAATAACTGGACCGATATAGAAGAGCAGAGGTAAAATAAGTCATTTCAACCAGTTCTGCCTGCTGACACTCTCTTGGACAAGGTCAAACTCTGACCAAAATGTGTACAAACAAACCCCCAGAAGTGTGTGGAAGTCAGTCCTTATAAAACTTTAAAAAAGATGACATTATCCTCACGACTTTACCTTGATGGTGACACTGCGGCCCATGCTCATATCGTGCATGAAGACGCGCAGCATGTGTGGGATGAGCTGCGGCAGGTAGAGCTTGAACTCGCCGCCCAGGGCCACCACGATCTGCTCAATCAGCAGGATGATGGTGTTCTGCATGGGGTTGTTAGGTGTCCAGTACTCCTATGGAATGAGAATAATACACATGTAATTACTTGCaacgactgtgatatgtggtggTTATACCtcccttagttgaatgcactgattgtaacttgctctggataagagtatctgctaaatgactaacatgtcaaAACGTAAACCATTATTCTGACTTGAGATCTGCGTGCACAACTTCCGCGTAAATCCTTCATTGATGCCAATGGGAGACGGTTCTCAAGTTAGGATCCTGCCCTTAAGCCATGGAGACATTATCTCCGTATTGAGAAATGTGTTTTTCCTAAATAATGAGTTGACCTGAATTCACACAAGTCCAGGTCCTCTTGTTTTGTGCTTTTTAGGGTTTAAGAGCTTCGGAGGGTACAGCCAAGGTGCTAGCGACCAAGCACTACCTCATGCGGTCCCATTGCCATACATTAGGAGAGATGAGGGTCTGGGACTGGGGTAATTGGGTCAAATGGTGTTTCCATCAAGAAAACGCCAGATTTAGAAGGAGAGTCCTCCTCTATGCAATGTGACGTCCTCACGTGCCAGTGGTGGGATGCCAATTTCCTGTCAATCAACTCGGCAACCTTTCTCAATATGACTCCGCCACCACTATGAAAAACAGGGTTTAAGATCTGTCACAGCCACTGGTGATTGGGAGATAATGGGGGTGTAAAGGAATGTAGTCACGCAATACATTGAAGGGCCAATAGCCTTCAGCTATGAAAGCTCTTAAGAGGTATTTTGTGAGTGGCCAGTGTTCCAACCCCCGCTTTCCTGCTCTGACTGGAACTAGCCTACGTTAGGGCTGCTATTCCTACAACAGATTATGTGATTTCACCTCCCGAAGTCCCGAATGGCTATTCCAGCCCCTCATCTGGACGCATGAGGTAGACAGTTACTACAATGAATAGAGCCCTTTGTTTTACTCACCATTTATTAACTCCAGCTAAAATGTGCAATGGCTCAGCTTCCCGGAAAAGTTACTGACTGCTGATTCAGAATGTTATTTTGATTACAGTAAATAATGGACATTTGATACGCTGTTCCTTGCTAAATGAGTATGTAGTGCTAGACCAGCGGTGGCCAAACTTTTTGACTCGAGGGCCACATCTGGATTTTCTAAATTCAACAGAGAAAAAGGACCAGTTATTTGAAAATATTAAAAAAAGGTCCATTATAATTTCTACCTACTTTCGATCTCGTTTTAGACGTTCAAGAGTGGCCTAGTGTTTTACCAATAataaatcaccccccccccccgccacacacacacacacgcaaataaACTACTCAAACCTCCAGCAGCCAAGATTGGATGAGCTCATAGAAGGTTTTAACAGTTGCTTTCACAGTAGGACTTCACACAGGTATTTTCTTCTTTGCGCTAGTGAAGGTCTCAGTTAATTGGGAAGGAATGACACTGTAGAGTGGAGCAGTTGAATAAAATATTTCAATCCTGAACGTAGAAATAGATACAACCAAATAGTCATTTCTGAAAACAACTTCTCTACAAACAAAATAACTTCTCCATAACAAACGGCTTTTAATGGAGCAACTTTCATTCTGGATGGACAAACAGGCTTCGTGCCACCAAGAGAGTCACGCTCAAGTCACATTTCCCCTTGCGCATTAGAGCCAAAGAGGAAAGTCGAGAGAGAAATGTACACAATTAAGAGTTCGCAGCTGTTTTCTGAGCGAGTGgaaaaagagagaatgaaagggggCCTTGTTTTTGAAGAGGCAACTCACTCTGATGAGTGTGAAGATGTCATCCATGTAGGGGCGGATGTGGATTTTTACAAAGCACACGACCATCCCCATCTGCTGGAAGAGAaactgaaagagagggagagaaaatagcAGGTGTAAGCAAAACACATTGATTGCTCACCAGTCAGGCTTAGCTTGGGAAATTGTGGATTGTGGGTCAATCCTTTAGCTACGTGCATCTCGACTCCCGATTTCAAACCCCCATTTATGGAGCGGAAAGCGTACGGTTGTAATAAAAATGGGTTGGCGCAAAACAACTTCGTAAAAAAGCAGGTAAAAACACTAAGTGGAAAGGTTCTACCTTCACATGTATGGCACAGCCTTAACTTTTTACCCAGCTACCTCTAAAAATCCATTATTTCACAAAACGACTAGCAGTAGTACTTCATTTCAgctaaaaacaaagaaatacacaaCAATTAAACAGCCACAAGTGCCAATCAACAAGGAGAAATCATGAAACACGACATAGTTCCCAGCTAGCAGTAGGTAGCAAGTTACCTCTCGAATGCTAGCGTCGCACACGCGGATGACGTTGAGGAAGGTGGGCATGACCTGCGGCAGGAACTGGACACACTTCAGGCCCAGGGACTTGAAGATGAAGGTGACCGCCTGCACCACCATGGTGTggtggttagagagggaggggtcaCGCAGGATGCGCATCAGCGTCACGATGGCCACCGCCGGGTAGAACTCGTCCAGAGGGAGGTTGCCCATGTTCACCAGCATCTCACTGGTACTGTAGTCggctgagagggatagagagaaagaaattcTAGCACACATGCCTATTTTTTTTACTTTTGAATTATTTTCAGGCCACTGAGAGAAACAAACCAACCTTTTGTGAAGGTACAATGCCTGTATTTGTTTGTAGCcacttaaataaaaaaaatatcttgTTATGTTTATATTGATTTAACACAGGGAAGTGTTGTGATTCGACAATGTACTGCAGTTCACTGAACAATGCACAGTAAATGTAACAAACTCAAAACGGTGGCATGTCATTCATGCCTATGAGACAAAGCATATTGAAACATAACGAAAGACCAACTGCTGTCAATTTCTCCTTTAGAGTAGTCTTTATTTCAGTCATTCATATTCACACGGTGATAATACTCATCGTTCCTTCTACTTTATAACAAGGAAACTATGATACAAGTATTCCATCTTACTGCAGGGAGAAGGCATTTATagattaaacaaatgaaaatccTAGTTCTGTTATGTAAATTATATACAAACAGTATAAACAAAATTAATCTTTACATACATTTGATAACAATGGATACATTTGTTTAAAACATTGCGGTAATATTACACATTGATAATCAACAGGAATCATTTTAACGGTAGAAGAGTAACACAGCTGCTTCAGTTAACTGCTTTGATGCACTCCATTCTGTGTCGGTCCCATAGCCATTCCAGTCAAAGGCTGGGAAGTCGCCACACTGACGAGGGGCTCCCTCAGGGAAATGTCCACCACCACCAATACAGTAATGTTCAGTGTCGCCGCCAGTTGTTGGTTTGACCCCAGAGCAGATAGCCATGGCCGCCAGTTCATTATTTATTGGCCTGAAAGTGATGAAGCCAGGTTCAAACTGGTTTCTTGTGTTGGGTCCGTAAAGTTTTCTTGTGGTTTCTTTGTCCCCAAAGTCGTACACAATTGGAATGACAGGTCCTGTGTTCCCACTTGCCTCAGCATTATATCTCACTGGGTAGAGCTTAAAGAGTTGATGCAGATTTCCCCCTTGAATGGAGAGAAAGCTTCTCTCTGTGTGGTAACGGAGGATGGCGCCTAGGTTCCAGTGTTCCATAGGGGAGTTGTTGGGAACGTGCCACACCGAAATGTCTTCTGCCACAATGTCATAATACCCAGGATTCTTGAAGTCGTCTGAGGTGGCACCCTCTGCGGTTCCAAAAGTGGCCCTGTTGGCCCAGTTCCCATCTCCGTCTGGCCAGTTGGGGTTGCTGCCTTGCTGGCTGGACCAACGGTCACCCATTGTGCACTTCCCATACACGTTGTTCTCGTGCACGCTCGCCACAAGTGTCCAGCCGCCGCCAGCGGTGGTCATGTCGCAGAAGGTCTGGTAGACTGTCCCGCTGGCTGTGGTCAGGTAGTACAGCCCATCTTCATGTTGATTATATCGGTCCCTTATTTCCTTACAGCTTCTGCCAATGTAACTAGACCTGTTCCTCAGTCTTAAATCAGTTGCGGCAACAACTGGAGCTGCCACATACACGTTTCCTTGTAGTGCTTCTGGAAATTGAGGCAGTTCCACCAACAGTAGATGGATCATTATCAGGAGAACACAATACTTCATATCTTCTGTGGTGAGTTCTCAGTGTCTATTCAGTCTGTGTCCAAGACAAGGTATGTTGTCAACCCATGGCAATGCTTATATTTATACCCTTAGGGCCCATGTCTCTTTTGTCAACTGTGACCCACTCAACATCCAAATAAAGTTAATATTTTATTAAGTTGTCAATAGGGTTGCTAAACTCTGGAAACTTTCCCAAAATCTGTAGGTTTAAAAGA includes these proteins:
- the LOC124031852 gene encoding intelectin encodes the protein MKYCVLLIMIHLLLVELPQFPEALQGNVYVAAPVVAATDLRLRNRSSYIGRSCKEIRDRYNQHEDGLYYLTTASGTVYQTFCDMTTAGGGWTLVASVHENNVYGKCTMGDRWSSQQGSNPNWPDGDGNWANRATFGTAEGATSDDFKNPGYYDIVAEDISVWHVPNNSPMEHWNLGAILRYHTERSFLSIQGGNLHQLFKLYPVRYNAEASGNTGPVIPIVYDFGDKETTRKLYGPNTRNQFEPGFITFRPINNELAAMAICSGVKPTTGGDTEHYCIGGGGHFPEGAPRQCGDFPAFDWNGYGTDTEWSASKQLTEAAVLLFYR